Genomic window (Notolabrus celidotus isolate fNotCel1 chromosome 15, fNotCel1.pri, whole genome shotgun sequence):
GTAGATGATTGGGTTGTAGATGGTGGAGGACTTTGCAAACATGGCTGGCATGGCAAAAGCCAGAGGAGGGATGTTCTCAATGCGGCCAAAAGCAGCCCACATGGACACCACGGCATATGGACTCCACGCTGCGAAGAAGCCAATGCAGACTGCAACACTTAGCtgacaggaaagaaagaaaagagtgtCACTGATATCAGGACAGAAAGTAGAGTACACACTTTTGTAAAACTGACCAGCTGTGTCTGTGGCTTTTCTATATTTTTGTTGTCCCAGTGAAAACACAGAAGGCAGTGTAgtttaaaaaggaacattttaaggTATTTTTTAAGATACATACTAACACATATTCTGGATTATTTACAGTTTCAGAATGTGGAGTCAACCCGAAATAATCTTGTGTTTTGGAGTCTCTGCACATGGGGGTAGTATAAGCCAGGTGAAGATTTTCTACCTCAACAATAAAATCAGCAGGAACTCTTTAGTACTGAATTTAGTCTTTGATGTTTTTAGGGTATGATAAGAAAAGATACACACCAGGCTTATTATTTGAAAGTCTAAAAACGGATCTTCACAACCTGAAAAGTTAATTGACCATCACTAACACCAGTCACATGGTATACACAGTAAAACACCTTTTTATCAGCCCTTGGCTTGAGTCATCAGTTATTCCTGTGGAGAGCGGTGTATGATGATGACCATTTATCAGCATTGCAACCGTAGCTTTTCATCCATCACAATACAGCCAGAGCAAATTCTTGCTAACGAGGAGCTGCAGCACTGGAGGATCTATTGAGGTCACTGCCAGTTTCTGCAACAAATGGATGAAAGAGGAGCTCTCCAGAGGACTTGGCTTTCTGAGGAGGTGCTTTGATAATTTACCCCTGAGTCACAGCTTCCAACAGCCTGCCTCCCTCTCCACCAGCAACTTATTTCTCCATTTGCAAACTTCTTTCTTCATTATCATTTCAAGTTGTTCTAGAAAGGATTATTTTTATGACACGCTATTCTAAAGTTAAGCCAAATATCTCTGACATGGTGTAGGTAATCATTTATGTTTTACAGACTCCCCTCCTACCTTAACAATAATTGCCTGGATGCTGCTCATGTGCGTTTGCCTCGACTCATGCTGCTCCATATTCTTACGGGACGTGTGCACTGTGAGCAGAATACCCGTGTAGGATGCTACAATAACACAGCATGGGAGGATGTAGCAGAAGACGAACAGCGCCACGGTGAATGAGCGCGCTGTGGTGTGCTGATTGGAGAGGCGCCAGTCAATGCAGCAGGCAGTGCCATAGGGCTCTGGTCCGTATTTCCCCCAGTGGGCCAGCGGGGAGCAGGCGAACAGCAGGGCGTAGATCCAAGCACAGGCAATGAGCAAACAGCCGTGAACTGAGTTAAACCTGTTCCCTGTGAAAACAGATCAtcattcatttgaattattTGGGTAGTTGAATGGAACAATTTTTAGTCACTGAGTTCTTAAAGAGAGAACATTTTATACTAGATGATGTCTCTTTATAGGACCTCTATGGTGGTTTAAAACGGTACACACATGACCCAAATTTACATATCGAAAACAAGACTCAAACAAACGCAAACACAAAAGGTGCAGAAGAATAGAATATGTGCTCCTGAGATCTTAAATTAAAGTTTGtgcaaaacatgttaaaaactcATTAAATGCAAAGTCAAAAGCACTTCAGCAAAAGAAGAAGTCTTCAGATCCAACACCCCAAAGTGATGCAGGCCTGTAGAGGGCACTAAATTCAAATTTGGTGAAACAACTATTATGGAGAGATTAATTTGTATAGTAGATTTTGGCTAtaggaaagaaaatatattgaGGCCATAGGGGGAAGAGATTGCAAGGCCTGGACAAACACATCATccaacctcctcctcccttctccctcCTATAAATATACAttgaacaaaaatatgaacgcttgtttttgctcccatttttcatgggctgaactcaaagatctaagaCTTTTTCTATGTGCACGAAAGgcctatttctctcaaatattgtttGCAAATTTGTCCAAATCTGGGTTAGTTCTCCTTTGCAgagataatccatccacctcacagatCTGGCATATCAAGATGCTTTTTGGGCAGCATGATTATTGGTGCCTTAGGCTGGCCACAATTAAAGGCCACtctaaaatgttcagttttatcACACAGCACAATGCCACAGATGTCGCAAGTTTTGAGGGTGTGTGCAATTGGCATGTTGACTGCAGGAATGTCCATCAGAGCTGTTGCCTGTGAATTGAATGTTCTTTTTTCTACCATAAGCCGTCTCCAAAGGCATTTCAGAGAATTTGGCAGATCATCCAACCAGCCTCACATCCGCAGACCTCGTGTAACCACACCAGCCCCGGACCTCCACATCCAGCATCTTCACCTCCAAGATCTTCTGAGACCAGCCACCCAGACAGCTCGGTTTGCATAACCAAAGAATTTCAGCGCAAACTGTCAGAAACCGTTTCAGGGAAGCTCATCTGCATGCTCATCGGGGCCATTGAAGAGGAGTGGACCAACATTCCACAGGCCACAATCAACAACCTGATCAACTCTATGCCAAGGAGATGTGTTGCACTGCGTGAGGCAAATGGTGGTCACACCAGATACTGACTGGTTTTCTGACCCCCCCAAATACTGTAAAATTGCACATTTTAGAGTGGCCTTTTATTGTGGCCAgcctaaggcacacctgtgcaacAATCATGCTGTCTAAACAGCATCTTGATATTCCAGACCTGTAAAGTGGATGGATTATCTtggcaaaggagaagtgctcactaacacagattaagACAAATTTGCAAACAATATTTGAGAGGAATAGGCCTTTTGTGTACATAGAGAAACtcttagatctttgagttcagctcatgagaaatggagcaaaaacaaaagtgttgcgtTTATATtcttagatagatagatagatagatagatagatagatagatagatagatagatagatagatagatagatagatagatagatagatagatagatagatagatagatagatagatagatagatagatagatagatagatagatagatagatcgatCCTCTGTTCTCCTGTATAAGAAACAGAATTGCCAGTCTGTACAGGGCTGActtacaaagaaacacaaatacagtaAACACCCACAGCACTTGTGCCTGAAAGACATCCATACAGTACACATCTAACCACATATCCTATATAAACCCACATATTCAGCATATACACACAGGCCTTTGGAGGCGGGCACTAACTGCTGACTAACATCTCTCTCACTCCTTTTCTGAGCCCACTATGTCTCTATCATCTGTGTTGTCAGATTTTAGGTCTCAGCAGCTGCTAATTCTAGCTTCTATAAAGTGAGGCTTTCACTCTTTTGTCAAACTTGTACAGCCTTTCTACCAAATCCTTCATTCCCTCTGCAATAACCACACTAGAATCCAGAGTAGACTCTACATGTTTTtatcagttgttgtttttagctGTCCCTTTTTAAGGTGCCTGTTTTtgaatgtgaatgtgtatttttttttttttttagccttgtCAAAGAACAATTTCAGTGAGTGAATTTGCATTATTTATGAATTTGCAGCTCACTTCTCTGCAGCAACAACTGCAGAGTGTTTGCCCTTGTTAGGCAAGGTTCAAGGTTTTTCATCAGATGGAAAAGAGGTGTCTcaatgtgaaaacaaaagttGTATAAGACAGAAAATTGAGCTTCTTTTTTACAAATTGCCTCACAAATCCTTTCAGTGGTCAGTTTGGAATCTATGATTTTCCAACAACAGGATTTGGCTTAAATATAATTCAGATACATTTTGTGATTTATCGAGAGAGCTTTGTTCAAAAACCTCTGTGACACTGCCTGGGAAAACCGGGATGCTTGAGTTCAAATAAAGGGCTTGTTATCACTGCATTAACCAACTTCACAAGTAGTGCGTATTGAGTGTGGCCCTTGAACTTGTCAGCCATCAAAGAAGGGCTAATGTGCAGTACTTTGTGGAGGGATTATCATTGCATTTCCTTccacagaaaaatcaaaaaatcaatCAGCCACTTAGGGATGTGATGGTTAATCCTTTGTCATTTCATCGGGCATAAATAGTTTATTTGAAGACTTACCATAGAGCGGATAGCAAACTTTCACAAAGCACACCACGCTCAGTAAGGTTAGTGTGGTCAGACTGCAGATGCCAAACAACATGCCACAAAAAGCGTAAATGGAGCACACCGTTTTTCCATACAGCCACCTGCGTAGGAGGAGAAGGGGGTGTGAGAAAGTGAGAGAAGACAGTGcaaagcagacagagaggaaagatCAATGAGTGAGAAGGTGAGACAGGGGAAAGAGGAGAACTGCATAAGAATTAGACTATCTGTGAACTCACAAGCAATCCTGCCAACCAACTATGTTGTTAGATCAAACATGAAAGGGAGTCTGATTTAAAAGCAATACCTACAAGCAATCTTCTCAAAAGCATATCTGTTTTACATCAGTTTTCCATTCCCTTAACCACTTTGTCTTTGTCTACAGTGAGTGCAAAGTGTAATACCGGTGATAGAAGCTTGAAGTTATTGCCATGGGATACAGGGACAGAGTCAGGCCCAAGTCACTAACAGCAAGGTTGATGATGAAGTACTCTGCAGGTTTCAGGAGGTGCTTTTTCTTGTAGGAGACATATAGTAGTGTGCTGTTTCCAAACAGCGAACACACacctgaaagaaaaagagaccaAAATGTGAAATTCAttgatttgctttttttttctccaaagaaTTAGATGAAAAGAGTCCTCCAACATCTGTATGGTAGTCATAAGGGTATAACCATTAGCCAGTCAGGCTAGCTAGACTTGCTTTCCTAAATTGTCAGTTTTACTATAAATGACTGAAATGGGGTCTATCATGTTGATTTGAAAAGATCATCAGGCATTGTTATGTAGATTTAGTTTAAGTTTGTCCTCTAACCTGCATTGAGGTACCACCTTTTTCCACTCTCCATGGTTTAGGCTAACATAAGCTGAGCTAACAAGCTGTAGTCTTACATTTGTATCAGTCTTCTAGGGCAGCGTATTCAATCTTGTAGCATTATCCTTCACTGACAGTAAAGATAGAAAACTCCTTTACAGGTTCATGTTTGAACTATAAACTGtagaaaacatggatgtagtcttagtgacattagattagattagaactTTGTCCGCAATGTGGGAAATTGCCTTCGgcttcacacagacaaacagacaatacaacaATTTGATTCTGAATgtaaggctgtttttgaaaccgcctactatactagcagtgcgtactgatttggccaaaattcagtatgtagtaagtagtatgtgaaaaagagaaaaatctgcagtatgcctaAACTTCCAGGATGTCGTAATGATTCAGGAAagtgtctcagtatgcatcagaccagtctcccttgcgtactgtttcccacaatgcaaagcgCTAACGTTacgctttttattttttcttcttttttgacaggggaactcagtttttaggtgctgtgaaaattattaaagtccgtataaaccacttcttaactttttaaatcctaagtgatgctaaagaagcactttcgctatcagcttggcagTTGTTTACTGCCTCTTTCCGAAACTGaaaatccagtgacgcctgacccagcatactgcaaaaacTGATCCAACAGAACATTCATACTAcatacatactaccttcaaatgcagtatgtagtacatACTGCAGACTACATttctaggtagtatgtagcaggcggtatCAAAAACAGCCTTCGTTTTGAAGCCCAACTTCGGCAGTTcactaattatgcaaaacttgtaggCCAAATCCATTTTTGCACCAGGCTACAGACATGTTTGCTTCTGCTGAAAGGATGGGCATTTTAAGATGttcaagttaaagctcctgtgaggaacttttgtatTGTGTTCCTTCTGGTGCTCCCTGTGGATGAAGAGATACCTTAAGTGTTCTTATTTTCTCCTGTCCTATGTAAGTAGTTTTTTCTGACTAACAATCTCATCTTGCTGTCTCCTAACAATTCATTGTATTATTGTAAGTAATTGTAAGTGTGCCGTTAGAAGCCTCATCTAACACTTACTCTGTGATGgtggttacaggcattaaaataaTCACATGGAAATAATCAATCACTGAACTGATAACATTTCTATGCTTTTGTGGGTAATGAAAAGGCACCTGCattcatttcagtttgttttgtaaccacctgaaaactcctcacaggagctttaagtgtgaAACAGGGTCAGCTCTGCAAGTCATGAACAAGTTGAATAACGgccatttttctttaaatttaaagatgaataaaatataatttgtgAATGTAATGTGGGCAAGATCAAAGATTGAGATGAAAGGTAATCTGGCTATTATTCTACcagtattatattttttttcagtgcatGACCAGCCTTCAAGACTTTCTGATCATAGGCCCCTTATGTTGTTGCATGACCAGCTGCAACACTAGACCCTCGCTGGGTCTGTACATTGATTTGCACATCTCTGATGAAAGATTGTCTTCTGCAGGTATAGATTTATACATGAAGAGAAAATATCGGCTGACATGAAAGCAGTACAAACGCACAGTAGATAATATACAGATGGAATTCGGATATTACTTAGTATTACAGTCAGAAATACAAACGTGTTCCAAAGGGTTCAAAGTGTGCCGTCTCGCTTCATGCTGTTACTCATTTCAACCTGAGCAGAATAAGTATGAAACTAATAATTCACAGCATCATTAGTGTTGTTAACTCTCTATCATCTGTTGAGGGAAAAAATTGACAGAACTGGTTTGAATTTATGAAAATCAACTCACCAAAAATGGAGTAGACCACTGCCACTGTGATATCAAAAGGTACAGGTATGTTGGAGCGGAATGCAACGTCTTCTAACAGCGACATCTTAAAAGAGATCAAGACATCCATAAGCATTGTTAGAGGTTGGTTCAACAATGTCTTACCTTTTATtgtgcagacagacagtcaTAAGTACATGACACTAAAAATATTTTGCTGCAAAGCAACAAAAAGTGGATTGAGTTTTGTGTATGCAGTTATAAGAAGAGATCTTAAGTTGCTGATAATTCAACTTTGCTCATATGCGCAAAGCTTCTTTGTGTCACTGGATGTTTACGATACCAGTGTTGAGGTACTGTGTTGATGGTCTGAGGGTTTTTCTTTAGCATGTTAGACAAAACAATTAGCATGAAAAATATGAGGAAAATTCAATTTGTGTAATTCTGCCTTGCAGCTGTGACATATCTGACTCACTTCTTTAAATGCTTGTCTCAAACGTGGTCATATTCATTTTCAATACGAAtgtgaacacagacacaaacacgtaAACATGTCTTTGGGTTTTCAATCTGATCCCTGCTGTCACATTTTCCATTCCCATGTTTCCTTTCTGCTTCAGCTGCTGACTGACAGACATAGATCAATGGATGACATAAGGGTGAGCTAACAAGTAGTTTAATTATAGCCAAACACCTCTTCACATCCTAACGTGCTCTTCATCAGGTTTGCCGCATTACTGGATTTTCAGACACCTGTAGTTGATGGGTATTTAAAATTAAGCTCACTGCAACAGATTTGACCTGATCAATGATAAAataagctgaaaaaaaaaatgtaacaaagaaGGCTGCACTTATAGTGTATCAGCTGTCCATATTTAAATGTACGGctttacattcagctctttaTCAGGAAGTTTAGAAACTATGTATTGAAGGACTTTTGTATTTAGTTTATAAAACACTTTATTACTCTTGAAGCTTGTATCAATTCTCACaactcaaaaataaattaattcagACCCTTCTTTAATTCATGCTGCCTGATCTAAGCATTTGAATTGAAACAAATGACTATATTAGTGTAACAATTAACTATATTCAACCAAATCACAAGCTGAACTCATTGCTCAGTTGTTTCTGTAAAAACAAGATGTGAATATTTTTGTCTATTCTACTTTCTATCATAATGTATACATTGAATGTTTGGATGTACACATATTCCTGTCTCCACTTGTTGACTCCCACCTGTTGCTGTCTTTAATGTCAGTCTGCACTCTCCTCCGAATAAAAACAAGTGCAGCTGCTAACACTGTTTAAGGCAGTGACGTGATGGAGAAACTCTGGAACACACAATGGTATCATGATATTTTTACAattaatgaagttaaggtgttaacttagattcgggagcaggaccacgcctaaatcacaccctcaatcacctgacaagccttcttaaacgtagccagcctactccaactgcttgtccgtgattcttcaacccaccctccctcaccttactctactgcacttaacctatttccttgtcctctcctactcaactcgtgctcgctccttctatgccctgtctacttccaggtacaacctgggtcaagatcagctccggcaggataacgctgagacggaacccccatcctgagtctccttctgctgggcacaccacgcacaactaattcattaaatgttcaacttatatccttgtgtggcgtggtccttgctagtgaatgcTTACATATTAACAAATGaaaatacagttgtgctcataagtttataCCCtgacagaatttgtgatttttggccattttcagagaatatgaatgttaagagaaaaacttttttttcactcatggttagtggttgggtgaagcaatttATTGTccaacaactgtgtttactctttttaaatcataatgacaacagaaactgcCCCAAATGGccctgatcaaaagtttacGTACCCTGGTGATTTTGGCCTGATAACATGCACACAATTTGACACAAACGGGTTTGAATGGCTATTAAAGGGAACCATCCTCACCTAtgatctgtttgcttgtaatcagtgtgtgtgtataaaaggtCAGTGAGTTTCTGGGCTCCTGACGGACCCTTGCATTTTTCATCCAGTGCTGCACTGACTTTCTGGATTCTGAGTCATTGGGAAAGCAAAAGAGTTGTCAAAGGATCTGCGGGAAAAGGTAATTGAACTatataaaacaggaaaaggGTATAAAAAGATGCCAATCAGCAGTGTTCAAACTCTAATTAAGAAGTGGAAAATTAGGGATTCTGTTGAAACCAAACCACGGTCAGGTAGACCATCAAAAATTTCAGCCACAACTGCCAAGAATATTGTTCgggatgcaaagaaaaaaaaaaaaaactttcaagaTGCACAGTAAGGAGGCACTTGAAGAAAAATGGGCTGCATGGTCGAGTCGCCAGATGAAAGCCATTACTACGCAAATaacaacacagttgtttgataataaattgcttcacccaaccactaaccatgagtgaaagaaaagtattcgtgttatctttcatattctctgaaaaatggccaagaaatcctaaattctgccagggtatgtaaacttatgagcacaactataATTGAATGGAACAATTTTGAATataatatacaaaataaaaaagtgatgtGGGCGTGTTAGCTGTCAGCTCTCCGGACCAGCCCCCTTTATTATAGAGTGACAtagatatttaaaattaattcagagtattgttttttttttgtagaaacTACTTTGCTACTACTCTATCACTCTCTGTATCAGTCGCCATCATGGGTCCAAAATTCTTActctaaaaaaatattttgaacaaAAATGACACATTGTGCAGTTACTAAAACAATAACACCCGACGACATAACAATTACAGTCACAAAAGTAGAATAGACTACAACAATGAGGATGACAAATAAACAGACCACCTGTCACATCACTACAGATGTTTTCCCAGATGTTATGGTTCgtaatgacaaatataatagcCTTACCTCGGAGAATGAGTGTTGAATTACTTAAATCCGCGTCTTCTCCTAAAATTGGAGTCTCGGCAAACTTCCAGAATGACTTTGAAACCTCTCCAGCACTGACGGTGTTTGAACAGGATACTGTTACAGAGATGTTAACTCCGTTGTCAGAGCCAGACTGGACACAGGAGCTCTACAAAGCTGTGTGGACTGGAGAACACGAGGCTCCACTGTGATGAGCTGAAGAACATCTGGTCACTTAATGACGTCAATTAAACCCGTCTTTATAAACGCACGTTCACATATATTCACTTGGGTTTTTGTCGTAAAGTATTGTATTGGATGTAGCCTGGTGATGGTGCAAGCATAATGTCTGTAATATTAACCTGTCCTCATGCTTGACAGCACATCTACATTTTTCCCACTTTTGAATGAAGAGAGGGGATTATTGGTTTTGGAGTGCGCATGTAAGTGCTGCTTAAAGCGCCACATTGTTAGAAAATTCATTTATATGTATGAGCGCAAACGCCCTTCCGACCCCACCACATTGAAAATGGTCTTGGTTCTAATATAAACCGATTTCTTTAGTAATTGTTTCCAtggttttatttgaattataCACAAAGAAATAGTAGATTATACATTTTATGACTCTTGTCAAAGCATACAGTGTATCATGTTTCATATCATAGAATATGAAACCTATAAGGGAGTTgtgtatttctttaaaaaaaataaaagtagcctacttaagtttttttttctgcagaccaaAATATCAGAAGCCACCATTTGGTCACTATGCAGATTCAATTAATTCATGCTATAAGAGTGGACTGTGGATGATTTGCCAGCAGCTGCTGATGGTACACCTAGTCATGTGTGGAGAAAAGTAGGAAGAAGAGGACCCaaaaatgcagattaaaaaataaagaatttaataacaaaacttactttataacaaaaacagaacaacagcttgaacacagaaacacaaggacacaggcACATGCAGCTGGGTAGACATACAATGATCTGACaagagacaggggaaacagaaagtacaaaaagagacatggatcacaaaacacacaagggacacaaagCATAATTGATActgaataaacacaggagaaaccaaggcatgaaacacatggaaaaactgaactaaacatcgACTCATGACATCTAGCCTATTTCTTAGCTAATGTAAAAATCTAATCCAAAGTGTTTTAAATAAggggaaacagaaaaataagaaaatcaaTCTACACCTTTAAGAGAATGTCAGATGTAATTGTGAAGACATTCTTCCCACTTTAATTGTAGCTAGTAAAGGATTACCATAAAGCCATATCATGATGTTGATGCCCCCCTTATTTCCCACAGATTTTCATGAAGTACCATTACCATAGATTAAGGAGTTATTCACCTGTTTGACAATATTACAGTATATAGAATACCCATTAAAAGCACCCTCCTGCCTTCTTGTTGCATTAACATGGCAGGTTATGAGGTTTTGAGAAGCAGAATGAATAGGCGTGCACAGTGACCCTCTTCAGTGAAAGCACATGGGGTGATGCAGTTAACTCCAGcgataaaaacaacacaaatcgGGCCTTGCTAGCAGCCAGCTCTGGCGACATGCATCCACTTTCACAATGAATGACACTTGCAATTGAAACATCCACATGTTGAGTTTTATAAAAGTATGTTactacccggctttcttactgatgtTCTGGGGTGTAAgagacttgattctgattggtcaaaaccctctgacaaccccttgacaatggttataaactttcactaacatgagcaacaccagacaGCTTTTTTGAGCCCATCATCACCTTCAGAAAAATAGATTGTTTCTGTGCTCGGGATAACATCCACTGCCATCCTCTGAACAAGATCTTACAAAGTTAAACCCATCAACTAAGTCAATATTTTGTTGTTCTGGAGCACAAGACGCACACAACACAAATGTGAATGGTCAAATACCTGTAACCGTCACAGATCAggctccaatttttttttttaaagaatatttttatTAACAATAAAGCATCACATCTTCATCTTAATCACATATTACATAGATTTTACATTTCCCCACACAAAATGAACACATCCATCCTTCAAAAACCTCCCACCCCATCAACACATTCATACAGACTTGTATACAAGGCACAGCACAGTCTTAAATCACTTACTATAGATGACTTATCACCATggcaaatcaaacacacagta
Coding sequences:
- the opn7a gene encoding opsin 7, group member a; this translates as MSLLEDVAFRSNIPVPFDITVAVVYSIFGVCSLFGNSTLLYVSYKKKHLLKPAEYFIINLAVSDLGLTLSLYPMAITSSFYHRWLYGKTVCSIYAFCGMLFGICSLTTLTLLSVVCFVKVCYPLYGNRFNSVHGCLLIACAWIYALLFACSPLAHWGKYGPEPYGTACCIDWRLSNQHTTARSFTVALFVFCYILPCCVIVASYTGILLTVHTSRKNMEQHESRQTHMSSIQAIIVKLSVAVCIGFFAAWSPYAVVSMWAAFGRIENIPPLAFAMPAMFAKSSTIYNPIIYLMLRPNFRRVMCRDLGTLCQSCVKGCLCNERPSKCCSKPKIRVRLHTIHRQTNQFPSSNTSAQPPIVALEEHSCEKCKDAFECFRHYPQMCGVTNPSASRHSSKDHDAPAPQTQQQKTQHVSNRKSLLASMCAKRTSEMENFHINLEMVPGHAKIAWP